Genomic window (Thermincola ferriacetica):
TGACGAAAATTTATGTACCTCTGTAAATTTGCAAAAACCCCGTTACCGCAGTCCAGTAAAACATTGGTATTCTCGCTCTGCAAAAGGTATCCTGAACAGGCTCCTCCCGCTTTCTGGTAAGGAGCCCAACATCCAAGCACAGTAAACTTCATGAATGCGGGCGATCCTCCTATTCCAGTAGACTTCCCCCATATACGCAGCAGCCAATAGCCCCATTATATTGGGGATACTGGGGTACAATAACCTCAACCTGCATTTCTTTTTCTACGATATTTTTTAATGCTCCGTTATGGGCTACCCCACCGGTGAAAATAATTTTATCACAGAGCAACTGGCTCAACATAGGCTTGATGCGTTTAAAAATTGTATAGTTAACTCCTGCCGCTAGGGAAGCTATACTATGCCCTTCGATTATTTTCCCGATAATTTCCGATTCACCGAAAATAGCACAGGTAGAGCTAAGGTCTATAGGATCCTCGTGATATTTGGACAATTCTTCCAGGGTTATGCCCAGGACAGCAGCCATGTTTTCCAGATAACGCCCGGAACTGGCAGCACACTTATCGTTGGTCTGAAAATCCAAAAGTCTTCCTTTCCGCACCAGGACAACCTTGCTGTCCTGCCCGCCTAAATCCAGCAAAGTAAAATCTTCCAAACCTGTCTGCCACCTGGCTCCATATACGTGGGCCTTGATTTCCGGTATATCTTGGCCACCCTGTATCTGTACAGTATTTCTGCCATATCCGGTAGAAATAATTTTCCCTGTCTCGCCAAATCCTAATCTGGCAAAATCTATAACCAGTGAATCCTGTTCCTTGCGGCCGAATTCCTTGTAAAATTCTATCGTTTCATATCTGTAGAAGTTAAAAGAATCCTCTGCCAAAGTAGCCAGTTTAACATACCGGCTGCCCAAATCAAACCCAAATATCAAGTGCATCACCTCAGTATATCAAGAAAAGCGTCAATGCGCATTTTTGTCCGGGCGTCCAACCGGACAGGCCGGTCGCCTTCCAGCGTCAACACAGGCACCTTCAGCTCCTTGCGTATAATCAGGTCCTGAATGTGGCGGTAACAAAAACTTTGGGCGTAATGAATAATGCCGTGGAGATTTCGTTTCTCAATTTCCGCCGCAATATCCTGCAAACGCCAAAAAATATTATAAGGGTAAGTATACAGGCGGTATTGTTCTACCAGATCAGAAGTAGCAAAAGGCATAGTAAACTGGCGCTGCACTTCGTTAAAAACTACCCGGGCTCCTTTTTTTTCAAGGTATTCATAAAGGTCAGTCATAATAGGCGGCACGCCGATATAGCCCAACCTGATTTCATCCCCCGCAGGCAAAGGAGTTGACTTCTCCAATACCGCTTTCACTTCCTGAGCGAACAATTCCGGATTGCCGTTAAAATCGCTACACATCACCTGGTATAAATGGTTATTAAAACCCGAGACGCTGTTTTCACGCCACGTTTTCTCATCAAGGAGCCAGACTTTCTCCCGGACCTTGTCCAGCCTCTTTTTCTGCTCAGCTACCTGCTCCCAGTCTACCCCGAAAACCTGCATCAGTTTTTCAATCTGCAATTTTAACATATCGTAATCCCGGTCATAGGGGAAAGCGAAGGGAATAATTTCTATGCCCTGTATATGTAATGTTTCCATCAGGGCATGGGTATTACTGCAGTCCCCCTGGGTAACGGCAATAACCCTTCTAATTTCCCGGTTGGCCAGAACAGTAGTATAGATACCCTTGATCCAGGCACAGATATTCCGGGGATAACCGGCCAATTCTGCTTCCTCAACCAAAGCGGCCGGGTTTTCAGCCGTTATAAAGATATTGTTTAAATCAACAGGTATACAGCCCGCTGCATAGATGACTTCCACAGGTATGGTAGTGGTAATGCCTATCTTCTCCAACATTCTTTTCCTCTTTCTGTTTAACTTGTGTCAGTCTATTTCCCTTTTAATTCTATGAGAGCAGTCTTCACCACATTAACGGAACCTGTATCAGGTAAATAACGGAATTCGATTACAGGCTTGCCCCTCGGCGCCATCGGTATTACTTCCTTTTTACGGTTTGGTGAAACAACCACCACATCTACTTGACTCAAAAATTCTTTCAGTTCACTTTCGTTTTTGGTCGTGGTGGTTTGTATTTTAAGGTGGTCAATTCCGGCCTGGCGTAATGAATTACGCACTTTTTCGGTAAAAGTTGTGGAAAGACATATAATACCAAGTTTCTTCCCTGCCGGAATACGGGCAATTTTTACAATAGTCTCCAACTGGGGATTTAAAGCTATCCCGATAACTTCTTTTGATTTATCGGCCATCAGGCTCTTGACTTCCTGCAAATGAAAGAATGTGGTAATTATCAGTTCGGTAGAAGAAAGCTTTTCATTGACATCCTTTGTCCGGGACCGGAAGTCTTCCAACAATACAGGGACAATCGATACACCATAGCCCAAATGGAGTTCCTTTGAAAAATCATCCAACTGCTCTTTATTACATTCAACAAAAGCCACTTTGACGCGACTGAGCATTTCCTTCTTTTCCATCCCCCGGTTGTAAGTAATGGCCAAAAACTCTTCTATGGTAAAACCCAGTTCAATAGCTTCTTCCAGAGCCATATCAATGATTTTTAGCAACCGTTCTTTTCGGGATTCACATTTAATTATGGCATCACTGTCCGTAACAAAGGTACCCTTCCCCTGGGTACTTACCAGTATTCCTTCAGCCTCCAGTTCCTTGTATGCGCTGCTTACAGTGTTGCGGCTGATGTTCAACTGCTCAGCCAGTTCACGTTCAGTGGGAATTTTGGTACCGGGCGGCCATTGGCCAATCTGGATAAGTCTTTTTATTTCGTCCTTTAATTTAAGGTAAACAGGAATACCTTTGGTACGGGTAACATCAATATCCATCATTTACCACTCCACCAATTGAAAATCCGGTCCGAACCACCTCTGCCAACTAGTATAACATTTTTATGCTTGTAATAACAAGGTTGATATTAGATATTGGAGGGGTGGGCAGGATTCTCCGGCT
Coding sequences:
- a CDS encoding acyl-CoA dehydratase activase, with translation MIFGFDLGSRYVKLATLAEDSFNFYRYETIEFYKEFGRKEQDSLVIDFARLGFGETGKIISTGYGRNTVQIQGGQDIPEIKAHVYGARWQTGLEDFTLLDLGGQDSKVVLVRKGRLLDFQTNDKCAASSGRYLENMAAVLGITLEELSKYHEDPIDLSSTCAIFGESEIIGKIIEGHSIASLAAGVNYTIFKRIKPMLSQLLCDKIIFTGGVAHNGALKNIVEKEMQVEVIVPQYPQYNGAIGCCVYGGSLLE
- a CDS encoding 2-hydroxyacyl-CoA dehydratase family protein, whose translation is MEKIGITTTIPVEVIYAAGCIPVDLNNIFITAENPAALVEEAELAGYPRNICAWIKGIYTTVLANREIRRVIAVTQGDCSNTHALMETLHIQGIEIIPFAFPYDRDYDMLKLQIEKLMQVFGVDWEQVAEQKKRLDKVREKVWLLDEKTWRENSVSGFNNHLYQVMCSDFNGNPELFAQEVKAVLEKSTPLPAGDEIRLGYIGVPPIMTDLYEYLEKKGARVVFNEVQRQFTMPFATSDLVEQYRLYTYPYNIFWRLQDIAAEIEKRNLHGIIHYAQSFCYRHIQDLIIRKELKVPVLTLEGDRPVRLDARTKMRIDAFLDILR
- a CDS encoding GntR family transcriptional regulator — encoded protein: MMDIDVTRTKGIPVYLKLKDEIKRLIQIGQWPPGTKIPTERELAEQLNISRNTVSSAYKELEAEGILVSTQGKGTFVTDSDAIIKCESRKERLLKIIDMALEEAIELGFTIEEFLAITYNRGMEKKEMLSRVKVAFVECNKEQLDDFSKELHLGYGVSIVPVLLEDFRSRTKDVNEKLSSTELIITTFFHLQEVKSLMADKSKEVIGIALNPQLETIVKIARIPAGKKLGIICLSTTFTEKVRNSLRQAGIDHLKIQTTTTKNESELKEFLSQVDVVVVSPNRKKEVIPMAPRGKPVIEFRYLPDTGSVNVVKTALIELKGK